A genomic segment from Glycine soja cultivar W05 chromosome 18, ASM419377v2, whole genome shotgun sequence encodes:
- the LOC114395108 gene encoding protein JASON-like isoform X1 → MGCFFACFRARDTSAAATTATVPSSRSSKHKPNDVAVSRNRLSTLFLSEEEREDSVMRDDGKSIEVGSLKGDSEAKFLKAGGTLARTPLEKSHLDGQPFNPSTPVKCCEEGGERTDSLEQTPSSCISNAQSTQCDTIDSTEGIRTGSLHSLDKNTASVSPWPSTTYTKRRNKFVRFECGSDLSSCDSSDYGGRHMKKTDSPNNESAYKPSPNPTPMKLSDEMQTPGMVYPATKDLPNGKPRLKSQFVYPINNPGDDVSQKKFEESESVELSQITTSTPEKGLKKMSCENVCKVEESLSSWLKPAAVILEERNKRMQTAYNQVRKTPADRPIIGMVAAHWNEDEDSQAPPPKWWDGNGIPNSTNKYKEDQKVKWHATPFEERLEKALSEETVISQRKDACGKSIPFDDNEESDTALSQLQSSTHPQSVVSF, encoded by the exons ATGGGGTGCTTCTTCGCTTGCTTCAGAGCCCGCGATACCTCCGCCGCCGCTACCACTGCTACGGTGCCTTCTTCTCGTTCCAGCAAACACAAACCAAAC GATGTTGCGGTCTCTCGAAATCGGTTATCCACTTTGTTTCTATCCGAAg aagagagagaagactCTGTTATGCGTGATGATGGGAAAAGTATTGAAGTGGGATCTCTGAAAGGTGACAGTgag GCCAAGTTTCTCAAAGCTGGTGGTACCTTAGCAAGGACCCCTCTTGAGAAATCCCACCTTGATGGTCAACCTTTCAATCCCTCAACTCCTGTAAAATGTTGCGAGGAAGGGGGGGAGAGAACTGATTCCTTGGAGCAAACACCAAGCAG CTGTATCTCCAATGCGCAAAGTACTCAATGTGACACTATTGATTCTACGGAAGGAATTAGGACAGGGAGTCTTCACAGTTTGGACAAGAATACAGCTTCTGTTTCACCTTGGCCATCGACCACATACACTAAGAGGAGGAACAAGTTTGTACGTTTTGAATGTGGCAGTGATTTATCATCCTGTGATTCATCTGATTATGGCGGACGACATATGAAGAAAACAGATTCACCAAATAATGAGAGTGCATATAAACCATCGCCTAATCCTACCCCGATGAAGCTATCTGACGAGATGCAAACTCCTGGAATGGTTTACCCTGCAACAAAAGACTTGCCAAATGGTAAGCCTCGACTTAAGTCCCAGTTTGTGTATCCAATTAACAACCCTGGTGATGATGTCTCTCAGAAGAAATTTGAGGAGAGTGAATCAGTTGAGCTGTCTCAAATTACAACTTCAACTCCTGAAAAAGGGTTAAAGAAAATGTCTTGTGAAAATGTATGTAAGGTGGAGGAAAGCTTGTCTTCCTGGTTGAAGCCTGCGGCTGTCATTCTGGAGGAGAGAAACAAGAGAATGCAGACCGCTTATAATCAGGTCCGCAAAACACCTGCTGATAGGCCTATCATTGGGATGGTTGCAGCTCACTGGAACGAGGATGAGGATTCTCAAGCTCCTCCTCCTAAGTGGTGGGATGGTAATGGCATACCAAATTCAACCAATAAGTATAAAGAA gATCAGAAAGTGAAATGGCATGCAACACCATTTGAAGAGAGGTTGGAAAAGGCATTATCTGAGGAGACTGTCATCTCTCAAAG GAAGGATGCATGTGGAAAATCAATTCCTTTTGATGACAACGAAGAAAGTGATACTGCACTATCTCAGCTGCAATCTTCAACTCATCCACAGTCAGTGGTGTCATTCTGA
- the LOC114395108 gene encoding protein JASON-like isoform X2: MGCFFACFRARDTSAAATTATVPSSRSSKHKPNDVAVSRNRLSTLFLSEEREDSVMRDDGKSIEVGSLKGDSEAKFLKAGGTLARTPLEKSHLDGQPFNPSTPVKCCEEGGERTDSLEQTPSSCISNAQSTQCDTIDSTEGIRTGSLHSLDKNTASVSPWPSTTYTKRRNKFVRFECGSDLSSCDSSDYGGRHMKKTDSPNNESAYKPSPNPTPMKLSDEMQTPGMVYPATKDLPNGKPRLKSQFVYPINNPGDDVSQKKFEESESVELSQITTSTPEKGLKKMSCENVCKVEESLSSWLKPAAVILEERNKRMQTAYNQVRKTPADRPIIGMVAAHWNEDEDSQAPPPKWWDGNGIPNSTNKYKEDQKVKWHATPFEERLEKALSEETVISQRKDACGKSIPFDDNEESDTALSQLQSSTHPQSVVSF; encoded by the exons ATGGGGTGCTTCTTCGCTTGCTTCAGAGCCCGCGATACCTCCGCCGCCGCTACCACTGCTACGGTGCCTTCTTCTCGTTCCAGCAAACACAAACCAAAC GATGTTGCGGTCTCTCGAAATCGGTTATCCACTTTGTTTCTATCCGAAg agagagaagactCTGTTATGCGTGATGATGGGAAAAGTATTGAAGTGGGATCTCTGAAAGGTGACAGTgag GCCAAGTTTCTCAAAGCTGGTGGTACCTTAGCAAGGACCCCTCTTGAGAAATCCCACCTTGATGGTCAACCTTTCAATCCCTCAACTCCTGTAAAATGTTGCGAGGAAGGGGGGGAGAGAACTGATTCCTTGGAGCAAACACCAAGCAG CTGTATCTCCAATGCGCAAAGTACTCAATGTGACACTATTGATTCTACGGAAGGAATTAGGACAGGGAGTCTTCACAGTTTGGACAAGAATACAGCTTCTGTTTCACCTTGGCCATCGACCACATACACTAAGAGGAGGAACAAGTTTGTACGTTTTGAATGTGGCAGTGATTTATCATCCTGTGATTCATCTGATTATGGCGGACGACATATGAAGAAAACAGATTCACCAAATAATGAGAGTGCATATAAACCATCGCCTAATCCTACCCCGATGAAGCTATCTGACGAGATGCAAACTCCTGGAATGGTTTACCCTGCAACAAAAGACTTGCCAAATGGTAAGCCTCGACTTAAGTCCCAGTTTGTGTATCCAATTAACAACCCTGGTGATGATGTCTCTCAGAAGAAATTTGAGGAGAGTGAATCAGTTGAGCTGTCTCAAATTACAACTTCAACTCCTGAAAAAGGGTTAAAGAAAATGTCTTGTGAAAATGTATGTAAGGTGGAGGAAAGCTTGTCTTCCTGGTTGAAGCCTGCGGCTGTCATTCTGGAGGAGAGAAACAAGAGAATGCAGACCGCTTATAATCAGGTCCGCAAAACACCTGCTGATAGGCCTATCATTGGGATGGTTGCAGCTCACTGGAACGAGGATGAGGATTCTCAAGCTCCTCCTCCTAAGTGGTGGGATGGTAATGGCATACCAAATTCAACCAATAAGTATAAAGAA gATCAGAAAGTGAAATGGCATGCAACACCATTTGAAGAGAGGTTGGAAAAGGCATTATCTGAGGAGACTGTCATCTCTCAAAG GAAGGATGCATGTGGAAAATCAATTCCTTTTGATGACAACGAAGAAAGTGATACTGCACTATCTCAGCTGCAATCTTCAACTCATCCACAGTCAGTGGTGTCATTCTGA
- the LOC114395108 gene encoding protein JASON-like isoform X3: MGCFFACFRARDTSAAATTATVPSSRSSKHKPNDVAVSRNRLSTLFLSEEEREDSVMRDDGKSIEVGSLKGDSEAKFLKAGGTLARTPLEKSHLDGQPFNPSTPVKCCEEGGERTDSLEQTPSSCISNAQSTQCDTIDSTEGIRTGSLHSLDKNTASVSPWPSTTYTKRRNKFVRFECGSDLSSCDSSDYGGRHMKKTDSPNNESAYKPSPNPTPMKLSDEMQTPGMVYPATKDLPNGKPRLKSQFVYPINNPGDDVSQKKFEESESVELSQITTSTPEKGLKKMSCENVCKVEESLSSWLKPAAVILEERNKRMQTAYNQVRKTPADRPIIGMVAAHWNEDEDSQAPPPKWWDGSESEMACNTI, from the exons ATGGGGTGCTTCTTCGCTTGCTTCAGAGCCCGCGATACCTCCGCCGCCGCTACCACTGCTACGGTGCCTTCTTCTCGTTCCAGCAAACACAAACCAAAC GATGTTGCGGTCTCTCGAAATCGGTTATCCACTTTGTTTCTATCCGAAg aagagagagaagactCTGTTATGCGTGATGATGGGAAAAGTATTGAAGTGGGATCTCTGAAAGGTGACAGTgag GCCAAGTTTCTCAAAGCTGGTGGTACCTTAGCAAGGACCCCTCTTGAGAAATCCCACCTTGATGGTCAACCTTTCAATCCCTCAACTCCTGTAAAATGTTGCGAGGAAGGGGGGGAGAGAACTGATTCCTTGGAGCAAACACCAAGCAG CTGTATCTCCAATGCGCAAAGTACTCAATGTGACACTATTGATTCTACGGAAGGAATTAGGACAGGGAGTCTTCACAGTTTGGACAAGAATACAGCTTCTGTTTCACCTTGGCCATCGACCACATACACTAAGAGGAGGAACAAGTTTGTACGTTTTGAATGTGGCAGTGATTTATCATCCTGTGATTCATCTGATTATGGCGGACGACATATGAAGAAAACAGATTCACCAAATAATGAGAGTGCATATAAACCATCGCCTAATCCTACCCCGATGAAGCTATCTGACGAGATGCAAACTCCTGGAATGGTTTACCCTGCAACAAAAGACTTGCCAAATGGTAAGCCTCGACTTAAGTCCCAGTTTGTGTATCCAATTAACAACCCTGGTGATGATGTCTCTCAGAAGAAATTTGAGGAGAGTGAATCAGTTGAGCTGTCTCAAATTACAACTTCAACTCCTGAAAAAGGGTTAAAGAAAATGTCTTGTGAAAATGTATGTAAGGTGGAGGAAAGCTTGTCTTCCTGGTTGAAGCCTGCGGCTGTCATTCTGGAGGAGAGAAACAAGAGAATGCAGACCGCTTATAATCAGGTCCGCAAAACACCTGCTGATAGGCCTATCATTGGGATGGTTGCAGCTCACTGGAACGAGGATGAGGATTCTCAAGCTCCTCCTCCTAAGTGGTGGGATG gATCAGAAAGTGAAATGGCATGCAACACCATTTGA